TTACGCATCTGGCCTACGCAGTCGTCCATCCAGGCACCGCCGCGTTTGTTTTCGCGGGCATACAGGTCCAGATAGAAGCTGCCGCGCAGTTCGTTTTTGTCGTCATACAGCTCGAAGAAACGCACGTCGTCGTGCCACACTTCCACATCGTTGCGCTCTTTGGCGGTGATGCCATAGATGCGCTTCACCACTTCGAACAGGCCGTTTACGGCTTTGTTTTCCGGGAAGTACGGACGCAGCTGCTCATCGCTGATGCTGTAGAGATGCTGCTTCTGTTTCTCGCTGTAATACGCGATATCCCACGGCTGCAGCTCATCCACGTCGAACTCCGCTTTCGCAAAGGCGCACAGCTGGGCCAGCTCTTTCTCGCCCTGAGGACGGGCGCGTTTGGCCAGATCGGTTAAGAAATCGAGCACCTGCTGCGGGTTTTCCGCCATTTTGGTGGCGAGGGATTTATCCGCGTAGCTGTCGAAGCCCAGCAGCTGCGCCAGCTCGTGACGCAGGGCGAGGATCTCCGCCATCACCGGGGTGTTATCCCACTTACCGGCATTCGGGCCCTGATCGGAGGCACGGGTGCTGTAGGCGCGATACATCTCTTCACGCAGGGCCTGGTTGTCGCAGTAGGTCATCACCGGCAGATAGCTCGGGATATCCAGGGTCAACAGGTAGCCTTCCTGCTCTTTCGCCTCGGCCTGGGCTTTCGCCGCCGCCAGCGCGCTTTCCGGCATGCCGGCCAGCTCGGCCTCGTCGGTAATCAGTTTGGTCCAGCCCATGGTGGCATCCAGCACGTTGTTGCTGTACTGATTGCCCAGCTCGGACAGGCGCGTGGCGATTTCGCCGTAGCGCTGCTGTTTGTCTTTCGCAAGGCCAATGCCCGACAGTTCAAAATCGCGCAGCGCGTTATCAACGGACTTTTTCTGGGCGATGTTCAGGGTGGCATAGTGGTCGCCATCGCGCAGGTCGCGGTACGCTTTGTACAGCCCCTCGTGCTGCCCGACCCAGGTGCTGTATTCCGACAGCAGCGGCAGGGTTTGTTCGTAGGCTTCACGCAGCTCCGGACTGTTTTTCACCGAGTTCAGGTGGCTGACCGGGGAGAAGATGCGGCCGAGCACATCATCCACTTCCGCCAGCGGCTGACACAGGTTTTCCCAGGTGTAAGGCGCGCCCTGCGCTACCACGCTCTCGACGGCGGCACGGCAATCGTCCAGTGCTTTGGTAACAGCGGGAACAACGTGTTCAGGC
This Leclercia sp. S52 DNA region includes the following protein-coding sequences:
- the prlC gene encoding oligopeptidase A, which translates into the protein MTNPLLTPFSLPPFSSILPEHVVPAVTKALDDCRAAVESVVAQGAPYTWENLCQPLAEVDDVLGRIFSPVSHLNSVKNSPELREAYEQTLPLLSEYSTWVGQHEGLYKAYRDLRDGDHYATLNIAQKKSVDNALRDFELSGIGLAKDKQQRYGEIATRLSELGNQYSNNVLDATMGWTKLITDEAELAGMPESALAAAKAQAEAKEQEGYLLTLDIPSYLPVMTYCDNQALREEMYRAYSTRASDQGPNAGKWDNTPVMAEILALRHELAQLLGFDSYADKSLATKMAENPQQVLDFLTDLAKRARPQGEKELAQLCAFAKAEFDVDELQPWDIAYYSEKQKQHLYSISDEQLRPYFPENKAVNGLFEVVKRIYGITAKERNDVEVWHDDVRFFELYDDKNELRGSFYLDLYARENKRGGAWMDDCVGQMRKADGSLQKPVAYLTCNFNRPVSGKPALFTHDEVITLFHEFGHGLHHMLTRIEAAGVAGISGVPWDAVELPSQFMENWCWEPDALAFISGHYETGEPLPKALLDKMLEAKNYQAAMFILRQLEFGLFDFRLHAEFSPEQGAKVLETLAEIKKQVALIPGPTWGRFPHAFSHIFAGGYAAGYYSYLWADVLAADAYSRFEEEGIFNRATGQSFLDHILTRGGSEEPMELFKRFRGREPQLDAMLEHYGIKG